A window of the Bradysia coprophila strain Holo2 chromosome X unlocalized genomic scaffold, BU_Bcop_v1 contig_128, whole genome shotgun sequence genome harbors these coding sequences:
- the LOC119067638 gene encoding prostaglandin reductase 3-like, with protein MATFKKLQVTNVTADFRKATSIFELPIPKPGSDQILVKNHFSGVNAADLNVTAARYFTVGKVPFDIGFESLGVVEAVGEDVTGFKVGQAVMSCSGAGYSEYQLAEAKELIPIPAADPKYISVMVCGLSAAIGLDYAGNIKAGDKVLITAAAGGTGHIAVQWAKSKGAYVIGTTSSADKVTFLKGIGADHVINYKEEDLNAILKRDYPDGVNVIWETIGGKVTETLIPHLASFGRMILIGGIAGYRTEGFPKIEIQPSVLLMNDITLTGFFLLNHVDKFPVYLNELIRDVDSGKLNITNDFGENTSDGIFSGLNGAVRGVEHLHSGKSIGKVTIKLC; from the exons ATGGCAACATTCAAGAAATTGCAAGTAACCAATGTGACTGCTGACTTCAGAAAAGCTACATCAATATTCGAACTACCTATACCGAAACCGGGAAGCGATCAAATTCTagttaaaaaccatttttctgGTGTAAATGCCGCCGATCTTAACGTTACAGCAGCTAGATACTTCACTGTTGGAAAAGTACCGTTCGACATTGGATTTGAAAGCCTTGGTGTAGTGGAAGCGGTTGGAGAAGATGTCACTGGGTTCAAAGTGGGCCAAGCCGTTATGTCATGTTCAGGTGCCGGCTATTCGGAATATCAG ttgGCAGAAGCAAAAGAATTGATTCCGATACCTGCTGCTGATCCAAAATACATTTCAGTTATGGTTTGTGGCCTAAGCGCTGCGATTGGATTAGACTATGCCGGAAATATTAAAGCCGGTGACAAAGTTCTGATTACAGCAGCTGCTGGTGGCACTGGTCATATAGCTGTTCAATGGGCAAAATCCAAAGGGGCTTACGTAATTGGTACAACGTCATCTGCCGACAAGGTCACTTTTCTAAAAGGCATTGGAGCAGACCATGTCATCAATTACAAAGAGGAAGATTTAAATGCGATATTGAAGCGTGATTATCCAGATGGTGTGAACGTTATCTGGGAGACAATAGGTGGCAAAGTGACTGAAACTCTTATACCGCATTTAGCCTCATTTGGCCGTATGATACTCATTGGTGGAATCGCAGGCTACAGGACTGAAGGATTCCCGAAAATCGAAATCCAGCCAAGCGTATTGCTCATGAACGACATCACGTtgactggattttttttactaaatcACGTCGATAAGTTTCCagtttatttaaatgaattgatCAGGGATGTGGATAGTGGAAAATTGAACATAACAAACGATTTTGGGGAAAATACTTCTGATGGCATTTTCAGTGGACTCAATGGCGCTGTTCGAGGAGTTGAACATTTACATTCGGGTAAAAGTATCGGCAAAGTGACCATTAAACTATGTTAA
- the LOC119067634 gene encoding ubiquitin-conjugating enzyme E2 Q2-like, with protein sequence MARQLKSDLIRLQQVFTNTHDRFRILNSSVDEVTCRFFQQNKTFYDVQANIPSSYPSEPPLWFVISDHEAIVDLLEEPLEALNKCTEERDNRIINQVTAIVELLCRIHEEPCPEELNELKILSSVLERDEDTGNESDELNNVNADGDEEEFESECEDEECSDNDESYDNDEMFEINASGSNTTTGNPTECEMDAENAQILRKQKNLQYGKQSSANSSKVLLKELDTIYRSETYKNKTYSVELVEDALDVWDVKLMLVCPDSLLQLDLHRLREQGLNHSIHMRITFEETFPYSAPFIQVTYPAIKGGHVLDEGALCMELLTKQGWSSAYSMENVLMQVSSTLITGNARVDFDKTKIILRTPYSQERAREMFEYHANLHKNNGWKLPDIGSS encoded by the exons ATGGCCCGACAATTAAAATCAGATTTGATTCGGTTACAACAAGTTTTTACGAACACTCACGATCGATTTCGAATTTTAAACTCGTCGGTAGATGAAGTTACTTGCAGATTTTTCcagcaaaataaaactttttacgATGTTCAGGCCAACATACCG AGTTCTTACCCATCGGAACCACCACTTTGGTTTGTCATCAGTGACCACGAGGCGATAGTAGATTTATTGGAGGAACCATTGGAGGCATTAAATAAATGTACTGAAGAACGCGACAATAGAATTATTAATCAG GTGACAGCGATAGTCGAGCTTTTGTGTCGCATACATGAAGAACCTTGTCCCGAAGAATTAAatgaactaaaaattttaagttcGGTTTTGGAACGTGACGAAGATACCGGCAACGAAAGCGATGAGCTAAATAATGTAAATGCAGATGGAGACGAGGAAGAGTTTGAAAGCGAATGCGAGGACGAAGAATGCTCCGACAACGACGAGTCCTATGACAACGacgaaatgtttgaaataaaCGCAAGTGGAAGCAATACTACCACG GGTAACCCTACAGAATGTGAAATGGACGCTGAAAATGCTCAGATACTTAGGAAGCAGAAAAATTTGCAATACGGAAAG CAATCTTCCGCCAACAGCAGTAAGGTGTTGCTGAAGGAGCTCGATACGATCTACCGTTCGGaaacatacaaaaacaaaacgtaTTCGGTAGAATTAGTGGAAGATGCATTGGACGTTTGGGACGTTAAGTTGATGCTAGTCTGTCCGGATAGTTTGCTACAGTTAGATCTACATCGATTGAGAGAACAAGGACTCAATCACAGCATCCATATGAGAATTACGTTTGAGGAAACGTTTCCATATTCCGCTCCATTCATCCAAGTCACCTATCCGGCCATAAAGG GTGGTCATGTGCTGGATGAAGGTGCGTTGTGCATGGAATTATTGACCAAACAAGGGTGGAGTTCAGCATACTCTATGGAAAATGTGTTAATGCAAGTTTCATCGACGCTAATTACTGGAAATGCTCGTGTTGACTTCGACAAAACAAAG ATAATTTTGCGAACTCCATATAGTCAGGAACGGGCTAGGGAAATGTTTGAATATCATGCAAACTTGCACAAGAACAATG GTTGGAAATTACCAGATATCGGAAGCAGCTAG
- the LOC119067633 gene encoding organic cation transporter-like protein isoform X1 produces MSADTNDDTNLDAIFREVGEFGRYHIFIYLLISIPNIISSATFVNYMISATTLEYRCRVPECDVSGNNRDIPFDQPWLENAIPFTQNKIDRCHRYAPRNSTAAVNGQCHAHLFDTAKLIECSEYVYTSDEKNVQTEFNTHCGETYKLALVGTISSVGRFVFLPFSGLLADKYGRLKVVIIGMTFCSLIGLLKSFSVNYLMYLTLEFFEACVGTSTYAGSFVLGIELLTTRYRVLGSTIISISHPIGEVIFGLIAMHIHDFKHLLRITYIPGLFVFINFFLVPESIRWLLVTGRVDRAVKNLKTIARVNGKQLSETSVELLQSKYKIEQKVIRNKYDLDQSVKVEETAAPETFCMIFKSKTLCVRFIVCSYQWVACCFYYYGISLYATHIPGTNRYVSFLIVVSVEIPSILIALPLVNRTRRRILLFSTLLVAAISILATSFVPEEHSVITVIFSLIGKGSITFSFTLLYVFTAEQWPTNLRTTIMNSCSMIGRTGSMIAPFAVILGSQYGSLPALLFGASAIIAAIMVIFNPETYSKKLPDTIKEAKQI; encoded by the exons ATGAGTGCGGATACTAATGATGATACAAATTTGGACGCGATTTTTAGAGAAGTTGGGGAATTCGGAcggtatcacattttcatatatttactTATTAGCATTCCAAACATTATATCGTCTGCGACATTTGTTAATTATATGATATCGGCTACCACCTTGGAATATCG GTGTAGAGTTCCTGAATGTGATGTTAGTGGAAATAATCGGGATATCCCGTTTGATCAACCTTGGTTGGAAAACGCCATTCCGTTCACGCAGAACAAAATCGATAGATGTCATCGGTATGCACCACGGAACAGCACAGCGGCGGTGAATGGACAGTGTCACGCCCATTTGTTCGACACTGCCAAATTAATTGAGTGTTCCGAATATGTTTACACTTCTGAtgagaaaaatgttcagaCGGAG ttcaacACTCACTGTGGTGAGACTTACAAATTGGCTCTTGTTGGAACTATAAGTAGTGTGGGACGTTTCGTATTCTTGCCATTTAGTGGACTTTTGGCTGACAA ATATGGCCGATTGAAAGTGGTTATCATAGGAATGACGTTTTGCAGTCTGATTGGTCTGttgaaatcattttcagtGAATTATTTGATGTACCTGACG TTGGAATTCTTCGAGGCTTGCGTTGGTACTTCCACATATGCTGGTTCGTTTGTACTGGGCATTGAGCTCCTCACAACTCGATATCGAGTCTTGGGAAGCACAATAATTTCCATATCGCATCCGATCGGCGAAGTAATTTTTGGCTTGATCGCAATGCACATTCACGATTTTAAACACTTGCTGCGAATTACATACATTCCGGGACTATTCGTCTTCATTAATTTCTTCTTGGTGCCAGAAAGTATACGCTGGCTTTTGGTAACGGGTCGCGTGGATCGTGCCGTTaagaatttgaaaacaatagCTAGAGTAAATGGAAAACAGCTGTCGGAAACATCAGTGGAACTCCTCCAATCAAAGTATAAGATCGAGCAAAAAGTTATCCGGAACAAATATGATTTGGATCAGAGTGTGAAGGTTGAAGAAACTGCCGCGCCGGAGACATTTTGCATGATATTTAAATCGAAAACCCTGTGCGTACGGTTTATTGTTTGCTCGTATCAATGGGTTGCGTGCTGCTTTTACTACTATGGAATTAGCTTGTATGCAACACACATCCCAGGTACCAATCGGTATGTGTCGTTTTTGATAGTTGTCTCTGTTGAGATTCCAAGCATATTGATCGCATTGCCATTAGTAAATCGAACACGACGACGAATTCTACTATTTTCAACGCTTTTAGTCGCAGCAATTTCAATTCTGGCAACCTCATTTGTACCGGAGGAACATTCTGTAATAACTGTGATATTTTCGCTAATCGGTAAGGGTTCCATAACATTTTCGTTCACTTTGTTGTACGTTTTTACGGCTGAACAATGGCCAACGAATCTTAGAACAACTATTATGAATTCATGCTCAATGATCGGAAGAACTGGATCGATGATAGCACCATTTGCAGTAATATTG GGATCTCAATATGGATCACTACCGGCTCTATTGTTTGGAGCCTCTGCCATCATTGCTGCTATAATGGTCATCTTCAATCCGGAAACATATTCAAAAAAACTACCCGATACGATTAAGGAAGCAAAACAAATATAA
- the LOC119067633 gene encoding organic cation transporter-like protein isoform X2 — MISATTLEYRCRVPECDVSGNNRDIPFDQPWLENAIPFTQNKIDRCHRYAPRNSTAAVNGQCHAHLFDTAKLIECSEYVYTSDEKNVQTEFNTHCGETYKLALVGTISSVGRFVFLPFSGLLADKYGRLKVVIIGMTFCSLIGLLKSFSVNYLMYLTLEFFEACVGTSTYAGSFVLGIELLTTRYRVLGSTIISISHPIGEVIFGLIAMHIHDFKHLLRITYIPGLFVFINFFLVPESIRWLLVTGRVDRAVKNLKTIARVNGKQLSETSVELLQSKYKIEQKVIRNKYDLDQSVKVEETAAPETFCMIFKSKTLCVRFIVCSYQWVACCFYYYGISLYATHIPGTNRYVSFLIVVSVEIPSILIALPLVNRTRRRILLFSTLLVAAISILATSFVPEEHSVITVIFSLIGKGSITFSFTLLYVFTAEQWPTNLRTTIMNSCSMIGRTGSMIAPFAVILGSQYGSLPALLFGASAIIAAIMVIFNPETYSKKLPDTIKEAKQI; from the exons ATGATATCGGCTACCACCTTGGAATATCG GTGTAGAGTTCCTGAATGTGATGTTAGTGGAAATAATCGGGATATCCCGTTTGATCAACCTTGGTTGGAAAACGCCATTCCGTTCACGCAGAACAAAATCGATAGATGTCATCGGTATGCACCACGGAACAGCACAGCGGCGGTGAATGGACAGTGTCACGCCCATTTGTTCGACACTGCCAAATTAATTGAGTGTTCCGAATATGTTTACACTTCTGAtgagaaaaatgttcagaCGGAG ttcaacACTCACTGTGGTGAGACTTACAAATTGGCTCTTGTTGGAACTATAAGTAGTGTGGGACGTTTCGTATTCTTGCCATTTAGTGGACTTTTGGCTGACAA ATATGGCCGATTGAAAGTGGTTATCATAGGAATGACGTTTTGCAGTCTGATTGGTCTGttgaaatcattttcagtGAATTATTTGATGTACCTGACG TTGGAATTCTTCGAGGCTTGCGTTGGTACTTCCACATATGCTGGTTCGTTTGTACTGGGCATTGAGCTCCTCACAACTCGATATCGAGTCTTGGGAAGCACAATAATTTCCATATCGCATCCGATCGGCGAAGTAATTTTTGGCTTGATCGCAATGCACATTCACGATTTTAAACACTTGCTGCGAATTACATACATTCCGGGACTATTCGTCTTCATTAATTTCTTCTTGGTGCCAGAAAGTATACGCTGGCTTTTGGTAACGGGTCGCGTGGATCGTGCCGTTaagaatttgaaaacaatagCTAGAGTAAATGGAAAACAGCTGTCGGAAACATCAGTGGAACTCCTCCAATCAAAGTATAAGATCGAGCAAAAAGTTATCCGGAACAAATATGATTTGGATCAGAGTGTGAAGGTTGAAGAAACTGCCGCGCCGGAGACATTTTGCATGATATTTAAATCGAAAACCCTGTGCGTACGGTTTATTGTTTGCTCGTATCAATGGGTTGCGTGCTGCTTTTACTACTATGGAATTAGCTTGTATGCAACACACATCCCAGGTACCAATCGGTATGTGTCGTTTTTGATAGTTGTCTCTGTTGAGATTCCAAGCATATTGATCGCATTGCCATTAGTAAATCGAACACGACGACGAATTCTACTATTTTCAACGCTTTTAGTCGCAGCAATTTCAATTCTGGCAACCTCATTTGTACCGGAGGAACATTCTGTAATAACTGTGATATTTTCGCTAATCGGTAAGGGTTCCATAACATTTTCGTTCACTTTGTTGTACGTTTTTACGGCTGAACAATGGCCAACGAATCTTAGAACAACTATTATGAATTCATGCTCAATGATCGGAAGAACTGGATCGATGATAGCACCATTTGCAGTAATATTG GGATCTCAATATGGATCACTACCGGCTCTATTGTTTGGAGCCTCTGCCATCATTGCTGCTATAATGGTCATCTTCAATCCGGAAACATATTCAAAAAAACTACCCGATACGATTAAGGAAGCAAAACAAATATAA
- the LOC119067644 gene encoding uncharacterized protein LOC119067644, with protein MVSEYDLTPYRPWNYYSKPRYYTTYVPTCLVSDRYHNAYRFYRPMNVSSSHEKARAYLPYIPSSDYHYSNSSAIDTTTPLSAMLSPFNPESVRFDYTYGTDFASTTQDIRESANKLLQDVQTPSTRKTRAVSLEPYYTSDLDCNATRRITSRGRLISAEPLTRRITTVRYN; from the exons ATGGTTTCGGAATATGATTTGACTCCGTATCGTCCATGGAACTATTACTCAAAGCCACGCTATTATACGACATATGTG ccAACCTGCCTCGTCAGCGACAGATATCACAATGCTTACAGATTCTAC AGACCAATGAACGTATCGTCGTCACACGAAAAA GCTAGAGCATATCTTCCGTACATACCATCTTCGGATTACCACTACAGTAATTCCTCAGCAATCGACACAACGACT CCACTATCAGCAATGCTGTCGCCATTCAATCCTGAGTCTGTACGATTCGACTACACGTACGGAACG GATTTTGCATCAACTACGCAAGATATTCGTGAGTCGGCTAATAAGTTGTTACAAGATGTACAAACACCTAGCACCAGAAAGACTCGTGCTGTCAGCTTGGAACCATATTATACTAGTGATTTAGACTGCAATGCTACGAGAAGAA TTACTAGCCGAGGAAGATTGATCAGTGCCGAACCTCTTACACGACGAATTACCACTGTACGTTACAATTGA